The window CTATTATCGTCACGGGACACAACGCTGAACAAATTACCCCCCTTGGTCTGACCTATGATTCCGTCATGGTCCACAACCCCGATCATGCGTCCGGCATGTTCGGATCCGTTTTGACCGGTGTGAGCGCACTGCCGAATGACATCGACGCCTTTTTTCTGCTCCCCGTGGACATCCCGCTGATCCGCCCCCAAACCTTGCAACGGCTGAGCGCGCACTTTGTCAAGCACCGCGCCTTAATCACCCATCCGGTCTTTGAGGAAACACCAGGACACCCGCCATTGCTGCGACAGGACATGATTCCGCGCATTCTGGCTCACGACGGTCAAGGTGGTCTGCGCGCCGTACTGGAAGCCCATGCAGAGGAGGCCGCACTGGTACCCGTGGCTGACCAGGGCATTCTTTTGGATATGGATCATCCTGAAGAGTACCGCCGCCTGGACCAACGCGCCACCCGCGACTATCCGCTGGATGGGGAATGCGATGCCCTGCTGGACCTGGCGCACACGCCGGAGACCATCCGTTTGCATTGCCGGGCCGTGGCCGACCTCGCAGTACGCATGACCGCCCTCCTCAATGCATCCCTTCCCGAAGAGGCAACGCCCCTAGACGTCACCCTGACACGAAGCGCCGCCCTGGTGCATGACGTGGCCCGCGCCAAAGCAAAACACGCTCAAGCCGGTGCCAACTTCCTTTTG of the Paucidesulfovibrio gracilis DSM 16080 genome contains:
- a CDS encoding DVU_1551 family NTP transferase, translated to MLRFSAIILAAGFSSRMGQFKPLLPLGGVPALERLLQSFAQAGIPSPIIVTGHNAEQITPLGLTYDSVMVHNPDHASGMFGSVLTGVSALPNDIDAFFLLPVDIPLIRPQTLQRLSAHFVKHRALITHPVFEETPGHPPLLRQDMIPRILAHDGQGGLRAVLEAHAEEAALVPVADQGILLDMDHPEEYRRLDQRATRDYPLDGECDALLDLAHTPETIRLHCRAVADLAVRMTALLNASLPEEATPLDVTLTRSAALVHDVARAKAKHAQAGANFLLEHGFPAAAPIVRDHVDLNPDDITQITEREIVFLADKFVQGTQRVPLEQRYLAKQKKFQNNPEAVQAVTSRLDRARRVLAIYLEQAGPAARRLLQVG